From Archaeoglobus sulfaticallidus PM70-1:
GTATAAAGATGTCATTCGAGAGGTATGTTGATGTGGCAGAGCTTGAAGCAGGGATTCTGAGAAAGAAGGGTATGGCTGTGAGCTACAGGTTAGATCTGGATGCCATAATGAAAACATACAGCATCAGCATAAAGGGAAGACACAACGCATTAAGTGATGCATATGCCACAGCCAGGATCTTCCAGAAACAGCTATCAAGGTTAATAGACTTCAGAACAACTCTTTTCGACCTAATTAGAATCGGAAGGCGACTGTTCTTCTAATTATCATGTTTTTTCACCATTACCTTTTTAAATTCTCGATTTGTCTTATGCGTGATGAGGATTCCCCTTTACATTGAAATGTCAGACAAGAATGTCCTGATAATTGGTGGTGGTGGGGTTGGTACTTCAAGAGCGAAAAAGTTCATCTCTGCTGGGGCGAATGTTAAGGTTCTAAGTTTAGATTTTAGCGATGAGCTGAAATCGCTGGAAAAGGAAAATAAGCTTGAGCTGATTAAAGCCTCTGCATACGATTCAAACATACTTGAAAAGCTTCTGGAGTGGGCGAATATCGTTACTGTTGCAACCGAGGACTTAGGTGTGAATGATGTGGTTAAAAAAATTGCAAGGAACAAGAAATGCTTTCTGAACTTTGCAAACGACTCCAGAGAGACGGAAGTGGTAGTTCCATTTGAGGGTGAGTTCGAGGGAATAAAGTTCGCCGTAACCACGGAGGGAAAGAGCGGCGTTGTGGCGAGAATGGTCAGGGACTCGATCCTGGAGATGCTGAAAAAAGATGATGAGATCATCTCACTGCTAAAGGCGATGGATTACCTGAAGAGGTACATGAAATCCGAGAAGGTACCGGTGGATCTAAGGATGAAGCTCTACTTTGAGGTAAGCTCGGATGAGAAATTCAGAAATCTGGTTAGAGAAGGGAAGGTTGAGGAAGCCAAGCTTTATGCAGAAGAGCTGGTTAAAGAATACTCTAGCGGAAAGAGGAAGTTCAGGGTTAAGAGCAGCCTGAACTTTTAGGTGGAACGATGTTTGATGATCGAGAGAAGGCACTGCTGATGGCTTTACAGTATAATTTTCCGCTTTCGGAAGAGCCTTACATCGGCATATCCGAATTTACGGGGCTCGATCTAGACTATGTCCTGAGAAAAACTAAGGAGTTTCTCGAGAAGGGTATAATCAAGCGTATTGGGGCTCAGCTCAACTATAAGGCCTTCAGAGATATAGGATATGCTGTTCTCGTTGGAGCTAAAGCAGACAGGGTGGATGAGGTTGCAGCCATAATAAACTCCTTCAAACCGAAGCACAACTACCTTCGCGATTGCGAGGAGTACAACATATGGTTCACGATAAAGTCAAGAGACATTGATGCTTTGAGGGCGAAGGTGGAGGAGATTGTCAAGGCGGCTGGGATAGCTGACTATGTCTTCCTGCCATCCAAGAGGGTTTACAAGATGGATGTAAAGTATGATTTGCTGAGAGGGATATCCTACAGCGAAGCAGGTCTGGAGAGGATGGATGTTCCGAAGGTTGAGGAGCTTGGAGTCGATCCTGAGCTTTTAAGGGCTCTGGAGAGGGAGTTTCCTGTGCAGAACAGACCGTTTAAGGTTTACGAGCGGTTTGGATATGGTGAAGGAGAGTTAATATCCTTAATCGAAGAGATGATCGATGAGAGGGTGATAAGGGGATTCTATGCGGTTCTCAAGGAAAGAAAGATAGGCTTCAGGGAGAACGGTATGAATCTCATCAGAACTGAGAAACCGAAGAAGGTTGCGTTAAAGCTCGTGAGGGAATTCCCTGAGATTACACACCTTGTGGAGAGAGTTCCTGATGAGAAATGGAATTACCCGCTGTACTTCATGGTCCATGCTGTATCGAGGAGCAGCATAGAGGAGATAAAAAGCAAAGCGGCAGAGATGCCGGGAGTTGAGGAGATCAGAACGCTGTACAGCATAAGAGATCTCAATCCGAATTATCGGTACTGATGCACAGCCTCTCGTAAGAACATCCCATACAGTTTCCTGTTTTTGGGGGTACGATACCTCTGCTGATGTATTCATGAACTTCTGAGTAGAACCCGATACTTCTCTCATACAACCCATCGTTGAAATGAACGACTCTTTCCTCAATTATATTATCTCCAACCTGCAGCAGCAAACCCCTCTCTATACCTTCCATTTTCAGATAGAGGTTCAGCTGGGCAATCCATTCGACTCTTGGTGTTACGATTTCCCTGACCTTTTTAACTTCCACAACCTCAAACCTCTTCTCATCCTTGCTCAACACCTTGAAATCCGCCTTACCAACGATCTTGAAATCATCAAGCTCGATAAACCTCTTTCTGGTTGGAAATATCCAGTAGTCTTTTTTTAAGTAATCTTTGGCGATTTTCTCGCCAAGATTTCCTATTTCCTTTATTTTTGAATTTATAACCTCTTTTTCAGGAAATTTGACCCTAAAATAGATCCATCGCGGGCATTTGAATATCCAGCTCGCGTAAAATTTCATGCATGTAATGCTGAACACCAACAAAAAATCCTTTCGAGTGGGCTGAAAGTAATCTTTGAATCAGTGGGGCCGCCGAGATTTGAACTCGGGTCTCCAGCACTTCGGGCAAAGCTCCCCAAGCTGGGAGGATAACCAGGCTACCCTACGGCCCCTTCTGTATTAGCTGATTAAATTGTGTTTTAAAGTTTTCGCAACAGAATTGTGAAAGCTCAAGAACTGTGAGTTAAAAGAACTCAGATATCTTGATCTGTCTGCTGTTCTCATTTTCGAAGAGGGAGTTGATTTCAAGCTCGATCAGCATCAGTCTCTGCTTTGTGTAGTTGCTTACATTGTACTTCTCGCTGAGGAATTTGGATAGCTCGAGATACTTCTTGATCGAGCTTTCATGGACGGTCAGTATGATGTTCCCCCCGCACTTGTAACACTTCCCCTTCAGCGGAACCCTCCTGTATTTTGTGTTGCACTTCACACATCTGAACTCCTGCTTGGAGAAAGCCCTCAGATTTCCTATCAAGTCCGGAAGGAAGTGGGTTGTTATAACCCTTTCAGCAACATCATGCTCATCCACGGCGAACAGCTTTTCCGCTATGCTCATCTGGGCATTAACCTTATCCTGCATGGTTTTCAGGGACTTGTACGCACAGACCTTCACACCACCTGCTATGTTATCCGTATCATGTGTGAATCTCAGCCCGTAATACCTCCTCTCGGACTTGAGCCTGTCCTCAACCCTCTCGATGACCCCTTCAAGCTCTTTTGGATTCGCATATCTCAAAGTTGCTCTGTAAAACTCAAGGGGATAACTTTCCACAACATCCATGTTGTGGACCTCACTGTCAACCTCCTTCGGATCGAGGATTGTTGTTAAAACCAGTGGAGCATCCATTCTCCCTCCCCTTTTGTCTGGAAGGAACTGGTGGGAAAAGTTCAGCAGTCCATCGAGTAGGAGCATAACACAGTCCTCATCTCCATCGCAGTTCCTCCTCTTGGCCGCATGGAAGTACGGGTGTGCATATCCTGCTAGGACATCGGCAAAGCCTATAATCCTTCCAAGAACTCCAGCGGATGTATGCGGGGCAAGGCCAATAACAAGATGCCCTATCAGATCCTCCAGCTTTTCCGCATTGTAGAAAGGTTCCATGCCGTAGAATTTTACGAGAAGCTCATCTATGAACTGAGACACCCTCAGCATGTATTCCCCAGCATCCTTCGCGAGTATTATGTCCTGGGGCTTTAGTTCGACTATCTGATCCTCGTCTGTAAGTGGCTTACCTCTGTAGTCATAGCTGTATCCAAGTTCCTTGAGCTTCTCGATGCTTATGCCTATCTCAGAAGGCTTGAAGTGGGTCAGCGGTAAATCTGTCATATCATACCTGATTGTGCCGTCTTTGAACACGAACACACCATGTTTAGCCCTCAGAATTCCCTTTTCGATCCTCTCACAGACCTTGTTTTTGTTGGTTAATCCGATGACTCCCTTTATTGCCGATTTTACCTCTCTCTCACCGAGATTCTCTAAAGCCTTTTCGTAAAGCTCTCTGACATTGATCTTCTTCCTCCTAAACCCGTTGGCTTCTCCACCGCACCTTGGGCACCTCTCTTCTTTCAGAACTCTGTCACATCTGGGACAGTAGTAAGCCTGGTGTGCAAACCCTCCACACTCACACATGCTCCAAATCGTCTCCTTCCCGCATCTCTCGCAAATCTTCACGGGCAAATCGACCTCTATTTCTCCCTTGGCTGAGTTGTAGCTTTTCATGTAGTTTATCGCATTCTTCAAATCTCTTGTATTTCCTCCACTCTGTCCAAGCGGGAAGAGCATGTGTGGTGGAGGGCTCATCCTCCTCTCTTTGGCCTTCTCAGGCCTACCCATTCTTGCGCCAATTCTTGCAGGAGCCTTTGCTCTTACATCCAGTCCTGAGAGGTACCTTATGTTCTCGAGAACATCCTTCTCTCTATCGACATCCCTGATCTTTTTTAGGCTACCATCTAACCCCAGACATCTCGCGAAAACCTTCCACTTTTCGAGAACTATGAATCCATCCCTCACTTTATGTTCGATCAGGATTTTTTCAAGAATGGTCTTTATGTCCCTGTTTAGCGGAAATATAAGGCAGCTCTTACCGTATTTTCCCTCGATCTTGCCCTTTTCAGAAACATAATCCCTAAGCTGAATCAGTTCGTCCAGATCTATATCGTGCCAGAGATATGTGTGGTCTGGGTGGAGGGGAACGCCATACTCATCGCACAGCTTTATTGCTTCATCCTCATCGATGTTCCTGAAATCTCCATGCAGGATATTTTTGACCTCCTCTCTCCACCATTCATAGCAGTAGGAAGCAGGTAAAAGCGGGTGGTTATTCTCGAGGAAGTCTCCGTAGTTTATAAGGATCTCACCAATATCCAGAATCGCATCTATTCGATCCTTGTACATCTCGGCCTGCTTTATAGTGTTTATCTTAACAACATCTCCGTTTTTAAGCCTCACAGTTGGACCATCAATTGTTGAGACTGGAACAACGCCACCAGCCTTTCCCGGCCTTTCGATTTTCATCTGCGTACCGATTGCTATGAAATCTCCGGTTATCTTCATCGTGGCCGGATTGATCCCGACAGTTGCAAATCCGGAGTTTCTGGCCCTTCCGTATCTGAGCCTGAAACCCCCCTTTCTCGATGGGTGACTGAAAACTGGCCTTCCGGCGACTATGTCTGAGAGATACTTGTCTTTCGGTTTTATCTCCTCTTTTTCATTGCTATCTTTCTTCTCCTCCTTTTTGGATTCCTTATTTATCAGCTTGTCCAGCCACTCCCATCCTGTGAGCTTGAGTTCGTCAACCATCTTTTTCAGCTTGGGAGCCTTCAGGGCTATACCTTCGGCTATAACCAGTGCCATACCACCTCTGACCCTGTTCGTCTCAACTCTCTCGAGATTTCTGTGGCCAGATACCTCAGCATCCTCCGTTGGCTCCCCATCTATACACACGGGACAGTTCGAAACTATTAGCCTTATCTCCTCATCACTTGGCAGGTACTGTAGGTTCGCAACCTTTTTGTAAAGCGGGATCTCCTCAATGTACCTCAAAATCTCCTCTTCTGTTGGGATATATCTATTGAGCCCGGCTATCCTCCTGACATAATCTCCAACGAGCACGGATATTACCTGCGCAGTCCCTCCGGCACTTCTTATCGGCCCGGCATAGTATATCTTCAGAAATTTGGATCCATCATAGTTATTGCCAACACCAACTCTCGCGATACCCTCTATCGGTGCTGCAACAACTCCTTCTGTCAGAATAGCAACGGCAGACCTTATCGCAAGATCCAAAGCCCTTTCAACATCGAACTTTCCAAATTCTCCCTTTATTATCTCTTCCGCAATCTTAAAACAGATCTTTTCTCTCTCCAGACCACTTTCTTCAAGTTCTTCAATTCTCTTGGCTATAGGTATCCCGATGAGCTTTTCAACCCTCTCAGCCATGTTTTTAGCAACTGGAATCTCAACTCTCCTCTCTGGGTCTAGCCCCTTGCTTCTTGCAGTTTCGGCTACATGGTAAGCCTCCTCAACTTTCTTGAGTAACAGTGAATGGTAATCCTTGATCTCCTTCAGGAACTTTATGTCGAGATCATCCTCAGGTTCTTGATGAAACAGAGGAAAGAATCTGTCGAGTGTTGCATTCATTGGATTGAGTTGATTGAGCAGCAAAATAAGGTTTCTGGATGTTGTGAAAGTTATCTCATGAAACTTTTTATTAAAAAGCAAACCGCGATGGATTAT
This genomic window contains:
- a CDS encoding Lrp/AsnC family transcriptional regulator, whose amino-acid sequence is MFDDREKALLMALQYNFPLSEEPYIGISEFTGLDLDYVLRKTKEFLEKGIIKRIGAQLNYKAFRDIGYAVLVGAKADRVDEVAAIINSFKPKHNYLRDCEEYNIWFTIKSRDIDALRAKVEEIVKAAGIADYVFLPSKRVYKMDVKYDLLRGISYSEAGLERMDVPKVEELGVDPELLRALEREFPVQNRPFKVYERFGYGEGELISLIEEMIDERVIRGFYAVLKERKIGFRENGMNLIRTEKPKKVALKLVREFPEITHLVERVPDEKWNYPLYFMVHAVSRSSIEEIKSKAAEMPGVEEIRTLYSIRDLNPNYRY
- the polC gene encoding DNA polymerase II large subunit → MNATLDRFFPLFHQEPEDDLDIKFLKEIKDYHSLLLKKVEEAYHVAETARSKGLDPERRVEIPVAKNMAERVEKLIGIPIAKRIEELEESGLEREKICFKIAEEIIKGEFGKFDVERALDLAIRSAVAILTEGVVAAPIEGIARVGVGNNYDGSKFLKIYYAGPIRSAGGTAQVISVLVGDYVRRIAGLNRYIPTEEEILRYIEEIPLYKKVANLQYLPSDEEIRLIVSNCPVCIDGEPTEDAEVSGHRNLERVETNRVRGGMALVIAEGIALKAPKLKKMVDELKLTGWEWLDKLINKESKKEEKKDSNEKEEIKPKDKYLSDIVAGRPVFSHPSRKGGFRLRYGRARNSGFATVGINPATMKITGDFIAIGTQMKIERPGKAGGVVPVSTIDGPTVRLKNGDVVKINTIKQAEMYKDRIDAILDIGEILINYGDFLENNHPLLPASYCYEWWREEVKNILHGDFRNIDEDEAIKLCDEYGVPLHPDHTYLWHDIDLDELIQLRDYVSEKGKIEGKYGKSCLIFPLNRDIKTILEKILIEHKVRDGFIVLEKWKVFARCLGLDGSLKKIRDVDREKDVLENIRYLSGLDVRAKAPARIGARMGRPEKAKERRMSPPPHMLFPLGQSGGNTRDLKNAINYMKSYNSAKGEIEVDLPVKICERCGKETIWSMCECGGFAHQAYYCPRCDRVLKEERCPRCGGEANGFRRKKINVRELYEKALENLGEREVKSAIKGVIGLTNKNKVCERIEKGILRAKHGVFVFKDGTIRYDMTDLPLTHFKPSEIGISIEKLKELGYSYDYRGKPLTDEDQIVELKPQDIILAKDAGEYMLRVSQFIDELLVKFYGMEPFYNAEKLEDLIGHLVIGLAPHTSAGVLGRIIGFADVLAGYAHPYFHAAKRRNCDGDEDCVMLLLDGLLNFSHQFLPDKRGGRMDAPLVLTTILDPKEVDSEVHNMDVVESYPLEFYRATLRYANPKELEGVIERVEDRLKSERRYYGLRFTHDTDNIAGGVKVCAYKSLKTMQDKVNAQMSIAEKLFAVDEHDVAERVITTHFLPDLIGNLRAFSKQEFRCVKCNTKYRRVPLKGKCYKCGGNIILTVHESSIKKYLELSKFLSEKYNVSNYTKQRLMLIELEINSLFENENSRQIKISEFF
- a CDS encoding precorrin-2 dehydrogenase/sirohydrochlorin ferrochelatase family protein, translating into MRIPLYIEMSDKNVLIIGGGGVGTSRAKKFISAGANVKVLSLDFSDELKSLEKENKLELIKASAYDSNILEKLLEWANIVTVATEDLGVNDVVKKIARNKKCFLNFANDSRETEVVVPFEGEFEGIKFAVTTEGKSGVVARMVRDSILEMLKKDDEIISLLKAMDYLKRYMKSEKVPVDLRMKLYFEVSSDEKFRNLVREGKVEEAKLYAEELVKEYSSGKRKFRVKSSLNF
- a CDS encoding CRISPR-associated protein Cas4, producing the protein MKFYASWIFKCPRWIYFRVKFPEKEVINSKIKEIGNLGEKIAKDYLKKDYWIFPTRKRFIELDDFKIVGKADFKVLSKDEKRFEVVEVKKVREIVTPRVEWIAQLNLYLKMEGIERGLLLQVGDNIIEERVVHFNDGLYERSIGFYSEVHEYISRGIVPPKTGNCMGCSYERLCISTDNSD